The following proteins are encoded in a genomic region of Zea mays cultivar B73 chromosome 9, Zm-B73-REFERENCE-NAM-5.0, whole genome shotgun sequence:
- the LOC100281519 gene encoding NAC domain-containing protein 7 isoform X1 — translation MGMSSTQAAAQTQQQQQQLVPPGFRFHPTDEELVDYYLRKKVASRRIDLNVIKDVDLYKIEPWDLQDKCRLGGPGEEEQNEWYFFSHKDKKYPTGTRTNRATAAGFWKATGRDKPIYANKQRQLVGMRKTLVYYKGRAPNGHKSDWIMHEYRLETNENGPPQEEGWVVCRVFKKRLPTTRRESDHDAPCWYVDEDGTFMHDLNSPMGGLPPHHSIAQLHEQHLQMLNNSYKRRELKLQFQMPSHHILNAAAAIPHELEPPSFHSLLVSPDHHQAAKAHHRAVQLMDEHAADQVTDWRVLDKFVASQLSHDDAAKGVDYTDEGDILQINEKQATEYASTSTSSSQVDPWK, via the exons ATGGGCATGAGCAGCACACAAGCAGCAGCGCagacacagcagcagcagcagcagctggttCCTCCAGGCTTTCGGTTCCATCCCACAGACGAAGAGCTGGTGGACTACTACCTCAGGAAGAAGGTGGCCTCAAGAAGGATCGACCTCAATGTCATCAAAGATGTCGATCTTTACAAGATAGAGCCATGGGATCTCCAAG ACAAGTGCAGACTGGGAGGCCCTGGTGAGGAGGAGCAGAACGAGTGGTACTTCTTCAGCCACAAGGACAAGAAGTACCCGACGGGCACCCGGACCAACCGCGCCACTGCCGCCGGGTTCTGGAAGGCAACCGGCAGAGACAAGCCCATCTACGCCAACAAGCAGCGGCAGCTGGTGGGCATGAGGAAGACGCTGGTGTACTACAAGGGCAGAGCTCCCAATGGCCACAAGTCCGACTGGATCATGCACGAGTACCGCCTTGAAACCAATGAGAATGGCCCTCCACAG GAGGAAGGATGGGTAGTATGCAGGGTGTTCAAAAAGCGACTACCAACAACAAGAAGAGAATCTGACCATGATGCACCATGCTGGTATGTCGATGAAGATGGAACCTTCATGCATGACCTTAACTCCCCCATGGGTGGACTGCCACCACACCACAGCATCGCACAGCTGCACGAACAACACCTCCAGATGCTCAACAACAGCTACAAGAGGCGGGAACTCAAGCTGCAATTCCAGATGCCAAGCCATCATATCCTCAATGCCGCCGCCGCCATTCCTCACGAGCTAGAGCCCCCATCCTTCCATTCTCTTTTGGTCTCACCAGACCATCATCAAGCTGCTAAAGCGCACCACCGTGCTGTTCAGCTCATGGACGAGCATGCAGCCGACCAGGTCACTGATTGGAGAGTTCTGGACAAGTTTGTTGCATCTCAGCTTAGTCACGACGATGCGGCCAAGGGTGTCGATTATACTGATGAAGGAGATATCCTTCAGATCAATGAGAAGCAAGCTACCGAGTATGCATCAACCTCAACATCCAGCAGCCAAGTTGATCCATGGAAGTGA